The genomic segment GGTTACCGGAGTCCAGGGCATTTCCTGGACCGAGGTCACGGTGAAAGGCCAGGCGAACCACGCGGGCACGACACCGATGGTCTATCGCCACGACGCCGGCTACGTCGCCGGGAAAGTCGTCTCGTTCGTGCGCAGGCTCACCCAGGAGATGGGGGGTACGCAGGTGGGCACGGTGGGCTCTCTCCGACTCGAGCCGAACCTGGTCAATGTCGTCGCCCATAAAGCGGTCTTCACCGTCGATTTGCGTAACGTCGAGGAGAGGCTTCTGCAAGAGGCCGAAGGTCGACTCGACGAGTATCTGGGGACCATCGCCGATGCCGAAGGTGTCGAGATATCGACCCGGAGGCTCGCGCGATTCGAGCCGGTCGATTTCGACCCCCGTATCATCCAGCTCGTCGAGAACGTCGCCCGCGGACTGGGCAATTCCGTCCGCCGCCTTCCCGCCGGGGCCGGCCACGACGCCCAGATGCTCGCTCGGGTGTGCCCCGCGGGCATGATCTTCACCCCGAGCGTCAAGGGCATCAGCCACAATCCGGAGGAACATACCGAGCCCGCCGACATCGAGATGGGCGCCAACGTGCTCGCTCAAGTGGTCTTGACTCTCTCCGAGACGGATGCCCTATGAGAGAGGTCGTGATCGCGGCAGCCCAGCTCGGACCCATCCGGCGCGCCGACAGGCGAGAACACGTCGTCGAGCGCCTCCTGTCCCTGCTGAATCGAGCGAAGGAGCATGGCTGCGACCTCGTCGTCTACCCCGAGCTCGCCCTGACGACGTTTTTTCCACGATGGTTCATCGAGAACGAAGACGAACTGGACGCTTTCTACGAGCGGGAGATGCCGAGCCCGCAAACGCGTCCGCTCTTCGAGCGGGCCAGAAGCCTCGGGATCGGATTCAGTCTCGGGTATGCCGAGCTCACTCCCGAGGGGCATCGCTACAACACGCAGATTCTCGTGGAGCGCGACGGCTCCATCGTGGGCAGGTATCGGAAGGTGCATCTCCCGGGACACTCGGAGAACGAGCCCCATCGCCCTTTCCAGCACCTCGAGCGCCGCTATTTCGAGCCCGGTCCCGATGGATTTCAGGCGTGGGACGCCTTTGGCGGCCGGGTGGGGATGGCGATCTGCAACGATCGACGCTGGCCCGAGAGTTATCGTGTGCTCGCTCTTCGAGGCTCAGAGCTCGTCCTCATCGGGTACAACACCCCGATCCACTATCCGCCCGAGCCCAGTCAAGACACGCTCGCCCCGTTCCACAACCACCTGGTGATGCAGGCAGGCGCCTATCAGAACGGAATGTGGGTCGTCGGGGTCGCCAAAGGAGGATGCGAGGAGGGCGTCGATTCGCTCGCCGAAAGCGCGATCATCGCTCCGTCGGGGCAAATCGTCGCCACCTGCGTCACGAGCGATGACGAGCTGGCCGTGGCCCGCTGCGATCTCGATTTATGCAAGAGGTACAAGGAGACCCTTTTCGATTTCGAGCGCTATCGCATGCCCGAGCACTACAAGTTGATTTCTGAAAGGCGAGGCGCCGTTTCCTCATGACCACCACGTTCATTCTCAACGGCAAGAAGGTCTCGATCCGGGAGTCTCACCCGCACCTGCTTGCCGCGCTGAGGGAAGAGCTGGGAGTCATCTCGCCCAAGGACGGCTGCTCGCCAACCGGCCAGTGTGGCTGTTGCACGATTCTCGTCGGCGGAAGGGCAATAACGAGCTGCACCCAGAGCGTCGAGTCCGTCGAGGGAAAGGACGTCACGACCCTCGAGGGTATGGTCCCCGATGAGCTCGACCGCTACGCGCGGGTCTTCGCTTCGAAGGGGGCGCTTCAGTGCGGCTTCTGTACGCCGGGCATCGTCATGCGGGCAAAGTCGCTTCTGGACCGGAAAGGGGCAGCTCTCACGCGCGAGGAGAGCTCCCGATACCTCGGGACGCATCTGTGCCGCTGCACCGGCTATGTCAAGATCCTCGACGCCTTCGAGGCTCTCGCCGCGGGCGAGGATGTGGTCTCCGAGCCTCCCGGCGGCATAGGAAGCTCGAGCATGAAATACGAGGGGTGCGATCTCGCCGTGGGACGAAGACCCTACATCGACGATATGCGTCCGGCGGGAATGCTGCACGCGGCCTTGAGGTTGTCCGATCACGCGCGCGCCGAGGTCGTCGCCATCGAGGTCTCCCGCGCTCTCTCGGTTCGCGGAGTCGAAGCGGTCTTCACCGCGAAGGACGTACCGGGAGAGCTTCGCGTCGGTTTGATTCACAAGGATTGGCCGGTTTTCATCCCCGAGGGCGGCACGACGTCGTACCTCGGCGACGTGCTGGCCATCGTCGTGGCGCGGGACCGCGAGACGGCGCGTCGGGCCGCCGGTCTGGTCGACGTCCGCTACCGCGTGCTGCGGCCGATAACCGATCCCCTGGCCGCCATCGATGACTCGGAAAATGCCGTTTGGAGCCTGGACGGCAACCTGCTCTCACGCTCGTCCTATCGCCGAGGTCCCGTCAGCGAGGCCCTCGCTGCCTCCGCCCACGTCGTCCACGAGGTCTTCCAGACTCAGCGAGTGGAACATGCCTACCTCGAGCCCGAATCGACTCTGGCCGTTCCCGAGGACGATGGCAGGCTCCGGGTCTATTCCGGCGGACAGGGTATCTGGGACGACCGGAACCAGATCGCCTCGGTCCTCGGTGTGCCCCCGGACCGCGTGCTCGTCGAGCTCGTCTCGAACGGAGGTGCTTTCGGCGGCAAGGAGGACATGTCGAACCAGGCGCAGACCGCGCTCGCCGCTTACCTCCTTGGAAAACCCGTCAAGTGCACCCTCAGCCGTGAAGAGTCGCTTCAGATACACCCAAAGCGACATCCGATCCGCATGGAGTACTGGGCGGGCTGCGACGCCGAGGGAGAGCTGACGGCGATCCGGGCCAGAATGGTGGGTGATTCCGGACCCTACGCGTCGGTGGGAATGAAGGTGCTCGAGCGGGCGGCCGGTCACGCCACCGGTCCCTACCGCGTTCCCGCGGTGGACGTGGAGGCGCTCGCCGTGCGCACCAACAACCCCGTTTGTGGGGCCTTCCGTGGATTCGGCGCCAACCAGGCACATTTCGCCATGGACGGGGTCCTGGATCGCCTCGCCGAGAAAGTCGGCATCAGCGGTTTCGAGATTCGCGCTCGAAACGTCATCGCGCCTGGCGCCGTATGGGGGCCGGGGCA from the Vicinamibacteria bacterium genome contains:
- a CDS encoding N-carbamoyl-D-amino-acid hydrolase is translated as MREVVIAAAQLGPIRRADRREHVVERLLSLLNRAKEHGCDLVVYPELALTTFFPRWFIENEDELDAFYEREMPSPQTRPLFERARSLGIGFSLGYAELTPEGHRYNTQILVERDGSIVGRYRKVHLPGHSENEPHRPFQHLERRYFEPGPDGFQAWDAFGGRVGMAICNDRRWPESYRVLALRGSELVLIGYNTPIHYPPEPSQDTLAPFHNHLVMQAGAYQNGMWVVGVAKGGCEEGVDSLAESAIIAPSGQIVATCVTSDDELAVARCDLDLCKRYKETLFDFERYRMPEHYKLISERRGAVSS
- a CDS encoding molybdopterin cofactor-binding domain-containing protein — encoded protein: MTTTFILNGKKVSIRESHPHLLAALREELGVISPKDGCSPTGQCGCCTILVGGRAITSCTQSVESVEGKDVTTLEGMVPDELDRYARVFASKGALQCGFCTPGIVMRAKSLLDRKGAALTREESSRYLGTHLCRCTGYVKILDAFEALAAGEDVVSEPPGGIGSSSMKYEGCDLAVGRRPYIDDMRPAGMLHAALRLSDHARAEVVAIEVSRALSVRGVEAVFTAKDVPGELRVGLIHKDWPVFIPEGGTTSYLGDVLAIVVARDRETARRAAGLVDVRYRVLRPITDPLAAIDDSENAVWSLDGNLLSRSSYRRGPVSEALAASAHVVHEVFQTQRVEHAYLEPESTLAVPEDDGRLRVYSGGQGIWDDRNQIASVLGVPPDRVLVELVSNGGAFGGKEDMSNQAQTALAAYLLGKPVKCTLSREESLQIHPKRHPIRMEYWAGCDAEGELTAIRARMVGDSGPYASVGMKVLERAAGHATGPYRVPAVDVEALAVRTNNPVCGAFRGFGANQAHFAMDGVLDRLAEKVGISGFEIRARNVIAPGAVWGPGQIMDDGSLGARVCLEALKPDYDAARADGKAVGVALGLKNSGLGNGFKEIAKAVVRFEEDGTVVVRHPWTEMGQGVHTVARQVAVEELAVASDRVRVLVDTSRELGAGQTTGSRATLMVAGSVRDACRAAISSKRKPGVDHMGVYRIDWTNSLEEGLEHPVIHSTFGYAAQLVIADRVTGRIEKVVAAHDVGRVVNPILCEGQIEGSIHMGLGFALSEEFPADEKGRPTHLTLKSLGILRPSELPEIEVRLIECPQPNSPYGIKGVGEIGLVPTAGAVAAALHDLDGTWRNTLPMARARK